A region of the Cydia strobilella chromosome 18, ilCydStro3.1, whole genome shotgun sequence genome:
aatattataagaggaacatttaaaaaattgaacgaaaactgtttttcgctccaaatttttacaataatcaaaaaatctaaaaaagtcaaacgtaggggcaaagctatggttaatatacaacaaaatacataaaaatatttgcataattttaatatccagagaggaaaatggggactacgtttgtatggataagCGGCCGTCCCCGTTCCTCTAATATCCCCACCACAATATGCTCCTTGCGCTGCCGCAATGTTTCCCTCTCTGGCCACACACTACTTTCCTCACGCATTTTTATGACGGTCCTTTGACTCGTGccataaaaaccgacaaaataggGAGCGGTGGGAGGAGCATGACTAACATGACGAGTAACGATTCCAAACTACTTCTCGCCTACTTTCCTCGctacttcccatgccactcgAAGAGTGTGTGACAGGGGTATAACGATTTAcacacagctgcaaaagtgcatactaaCTTAATGAGTGGAATTCGTTTATatcgcagcgtactacgtaggcgaacaacacgcgaagcggcgcggcgcggagcggggtgaatcaatcctttgatatatACCTGTAGAAGTGTTCTACGTgggcgaacgcgaacgccgtgggcccaacgcgccgcgccgcttcgcttcgcgttcgcgagtgttcgcctacgtaagacgcagcgtaagcaGGGAGCCAGAGTGACCGAAGCAGGACTTGAGCGCAACGTGCTGAAATTACGCTAGCGGCGCGCCGCGTCACGTCACGCTTGCACCGGTGGCCGCGGTGTGGTGAAGgcttaaataattacataaactgGCTAAAGATGGAATGTTGGCTTACCTTAGATTTTAACTTCGAACTCACTCCTCTCGGATGATACATCAGGAAGTTGTCTGTCACCCAGAAAattaaaatctgaaaaaagtgagaaaaaaaaacagttttactAAAATTCTATATTCGGGACAGGTGAAACTAGAAAAAAGTAGTATGTTGatattagggaatgcaatcccGCATGAAGAATTCAATCCCGGTATTCAGCGGGATTGTCAGTCTCAGTTCCGCATTTAAGAGCGTGATTAATCTCGCAAATTGCATGCGGGATCCTGGTATCCCggtattgcattccctagttgatatcatttcatatttatcATTTCATGCGTTTTTGGTATTCTGAGAAACTGGTGTTTTGACTGTTTTGagagtaaaaaaataacatttcgcGAAACCCCAAATGGCACTTTTGCGAATTTGGTACTATCAAAGAtattataactccgtaatagatggatacagtctaaggaaaaaacgtgcctcgaaaatcacgaaaatttgactctcgatcagatggcgccactagttttggcctacactcgtatagagggcgttgactgtttcgtttgttatttataattttaacgcataccagtgaaagaacatgggtcaaaatcatataaaaataattaaaacaaataaaaaaataatttatccatatttaaatacattttaacgtatttttttaaatcttcatttttagttttaaagtatgtcgatagatggcagtgaatttacagtggttacaaaatttactatgacagtaccgctctatcttattatatcctcattggtactATGCTACGAAAGGGTAGGTAATTATTGCTACATCGAAAGGCTTCGAAGACGTGTTTTGTTCACTTGAACAAATATTTGTCAGGTATATAGTTATGTACAGTCAACGTCAAAcatatgtttaaattgtttgtCTTATTACAAAAGAGCATGGAAAGCatggtgcaaaagtgtaaaaatatcaTTGGCGTCGACTGTACCTACGCTACGAAAGGGTACGTATACCTACATGTTTGGATGTTCCTACCTCCCATGTCAATTTTtgcgcttttgaatttggaactttcttttatttctatatgagttcaaaactcgaaattaatttgtacttgtacaagtacacgggGACTTACGAGGATAACATGACGACGCAAATCTTCAGCTTGGGTCTGAGACTGGCGACAGCGGCTGAGTGGTGAATACGGACTTGGTGTACGTCGGGAATAGATGTCTCACTTAACTCACATTGACAAAGAAGGCTATGATGAGCATAACGACGGCCAGCTCAGCTTGGGGTCTGACTGGCGACAGTGCGGCAGCGTGGCGAGCGCGGACTCGGTAAACGTCCATAATAGACGCATCACTTAACTCACATTGACAAAGAAGGGTATGATGAGCATAACGACGGCCAGCTCAGCTTGGGGTCTGACTGGCGACAGTGCGGCAGCGTGGCGAGCGCGGACTCGGTAAACGTCCATAATAGACGCATCACTTAACTCACATTGACAAAGAAGGGTATGATGAGCATAACGACGGCCAGTTCTAACTTGGGGTCGGACACTGGCGACAGCGGTAAGGTCGCCAACGCGCGCGCCACGCGCGGCAACCGCAGTATTAACGCTAGCGCCGACTTTGCGAATGTTGCTAGCGCGGCGTAAAGCACGCATTGGCAGAGCCATGCTGAACACATTGGGGGCTTGCCTGAGGGAAAAAAGCAAAATCGCATTAAGTATATTTGAGATTtacgaaaatatgtatttacaatGCCAGAGCCACAGTAACGGGAATACGGCGATTACGGCGGCAAACGCCGtagattatcgcgataatcccagtgtggTCGTATGAAAAACGTCCATTTAACGCGAtaattaacgcgtttcccgttagtgtggccccggcaTAAGGGACATACAATGTAACATACATTAGGAAACTCATTCATAAGTACACCTTGCTCACATGCATGTACATTATTGTACACATTCATAATACAGTGTAAACTCCATATAACGTTACTCGATATAACGATTCACTCCCTATAACGTCGACATGTGTTGCCTATAGttgttttactttaatattaatttctctcTATATAACGAAAACTCTCTATAGCGTCAAAAAACGGTCCCTTGAGTATCGCTATATAGAGTTTacagtgtatttttctgctattTACATGTGTGTAAGGTTACACATGAATAGTGATTGTTCTTGTTTAGAATGTTTAGAGCTTGAACTCTCTAGCGGGGGTGGGATATGCATGCAAACCCAAAGATGTGACAACAACCTTTTTtgcataatttaaaaacattttatatgtAGGGTAATTAAacctcaataaataataaagcaacTCACCATATTCCCCAAAATTAATAAGTGGGATGTCATAATGTCTAGCACAGTACTGAGCAAGCCTGATGCCTGCCCAAATGATGAGTAACCCTAATGTAGAGTCCACCATGAAGTTCACTATGTACCTGCATACAAAAAAGACAAAAAGTATTAGAGGATGTTCTctagtattgttttttttatatgttaaacCTCTTATGTAATGTaacattgtatattttattcaatCCATGAGTTTTCTTACCAAGTACAAGTGTTTCCTTCAAAATGTGGAGAGATCCAAATGTTAGCTGCATGTATGATTAGAGCGCCCAGGCCTTGTTTAGAGGTGTCATAGAACCAAATGAGCCATGGCCTTCTGGCATAGCGGGGCTCACAAAATCTTTTACCTAAAACAAATAGTCATAGTCAACaagtttaaacatttttttagcaGTACATAATTTCTTTCACAACAAATACAGGGTTGGGCAGATTAAGTGTCCTAGTTTTGTACTgccattttacttaaatatagcgaaactttttttaactatgtataTTATCTTTTATTAATCGAGAATTTATGCGTCTTTATTATTTCTAGACGCCAGTTTGATATCTTTTGTTTTCAACATTGACGCAAAACGACAGCTcgttgtaaatttatacaagcAAAAATTCAGACCgtgcgagatatttaagaagcCATAACATTTAGATATTAATGTAAGGTTCATATCTCGGTCCattatgcaatttaaaaagtacaGGATCTTCAAGAATCAGGCCCAAACCTGATCGAAAACCATTTgttcatgtcaaaaatataattaaaagcgTTCGTGAGCGTATTCGGCGAAATCCAGCCCAAAGTACAAGTAAAGTCACTAAAGATATGAAAATATCCCAACGATAAATAAGTTGTATATTATGACATGATCTTGGATTTAAGGCcaacaaaacacaaaaaaaaaacatggattAACAGATGCCCAGAAAAAAACTAGACTGAAAAATTGCATGGACTTGCTAGCTTGGCATAAGGGtgatgaaattattttttctgaCAAAAATATGTTTCGATTGCAAGATAGccacaatcaacaaaatgaTTGTGTTTACGGTGATTCATTGAGGGATATTCTAGTAGACAAAGTAGCCATACAGCGGTTTCAAAGTGCGTCGGCTGTCATGGTATGGGGTGCCATATCACCTAGGGGCAAACTACCACTGCTGTTCATTGATCCAAGAATAAAATTTTACCAAGACTAttattaattaagatttaagtattagtatgtatgaTACTAACATATTATGGacttttgttcgaaataaattattattgattgattgattatatTCAGAACATGGTGCAGGGTAATTTAGCTAGAAAATATCCGATAGTTGTATGGGGACATAGGGATGGCTATTATTGCTTTCAACAAGACAGTGTCCAGTTTCACAAAGCTAAGCGTACAGAAGACTGATGTCaaacaaatttgacagattttatACCATGGCAAGAAAGTCCTGCATCTTCACCAGACTTGGATCCGTTGGACTTTTCTATATGGGGATTAGGGaatgaaatttcggttaataaccggtgtTTCACCCAGCAGATGGGATCTGCAGTCAGCcccaaaaaaaagtaaaaaaaaaaacacaaaaacaataataacctGACTGTAGAACAAATAAAgcttcaataataaaaaaatatttaaaaaaaccggtgttttcatacaattaaaaaccagtttgcattccctaatggGGATACATGCTCAGCAGGATTGGGAGCACACCGggaatgaatttaaattcattaaagCATCGGTTTGTCAAGATATGGGACGATATACTAGATGAGGTAGTGCGTGCCGCTTGCAACTCATTCTATGGTAGAATGTGTAAAGTTATACAGGTTAAAGGAGAGAAagaatttattgaaatttgttttgttttaagtttatgGCCATTTTAAACTGTACACTTAATCTGCCCAACCCTGTACATTGGGtgatatatgaaataaatagatgtataaaacagtatattcttttatttagatttaaatattaCTAATTAGAAAGGCCCAGTGTAAAAATAACCTGTGCAATAACATTACATGTAAGATAAATAtgtgtgacattttcaaccaaaaggtaccacattgtcacttttcaataaggttgattttcaattgaagctatatggaaatagcgccttattgacaaccgacaaaaaGTACCCTTTTGTGGCACATGTAGAGAAAATAAGCAACCAagtttcaaaacaaaatttgaattgggtaataattttaaaacgtagTACCACTATTTGTGTTCGATAAAATTCTGCTTATTATTCAAAACAGAATCAGTATTCTATAGCCTGTAATTGGCATATTTACAAATTGCATTAATGTCATCGCATTGCAATACGCAATAAGATTCGTAAACCTTGACCTGTTGACTTGTCGAGAAAGTAGGAGGTATCCTTACCGATCAGGCATGTAAACGCCAAAACCGCCAAGAGAAATTGCATAAACCAGCCATAAGTGTCCGTAAGTGCATCTTTCGAGCAGTGGAACTCGCTAAAATATGTACTATTATTCATTGCACTATTTTTATAATCCAATAAACACGTTCACTGcactaatattattaaacaCATGTTTCGGTGAACTGAATCACATTTTATAGCTTTCTATACGATCGCAATGTGTTGGTTTTAAAATTCTGAATAGTTGTAAAGTTGaatattaaaactaatataaaatatatacaataaacatTATTCGGACTTTTTTTCGTATTGGAGAAAGATGGGTTTACGGGTGGTTGACGGATATACGGATTACAAATAACAATGACAGTTTGTGTTGTGAATGACGGTTTAAACGTCATAAatgggttggcaactgtcaaaggtttgcatagatggcgccatcatagcttgcccctttttttatgagatttggcttaaagggctggcatccagggcataaaattccattaaaaaaaccatagatatagtatatactatggatggtatagaaaggatcgcaatctcttatggtagaattgttgtaaaagtgaccgcgttaagctttaaataatagttcctaatctctccggtggcgctagttaggctctgggacatgagtataacatgaaccatataaggcaacaaataacgcgaccaaattacgtaggttgtttttggtagtatttcggtgtatggtggcgccgcctaattactgttttttgatggacacttttcatacatagagatttggctcctttatacagtctccatggtatatacaacaaaaaaacctgagaaaaaaacaaaaaattgacatttgGATTGACActattgacagggcaagctatgctggcgccatctgctaaatacttcgaccggccaaccagGTCCAATGgttcctccacactcgtgcgcgaatcgcggcgcgaagcgtCTGTAGCAAAGTCTGTAGTCTGGAGCGTGTTTAAGGCCCTAtaagcacgagagcttaaaaagcgtgcGTGTTCGATGcaccataagtaagagcgagaaagagatatcgttttctcgctcttacttatagtgCGTCACTGCGTCACACAcgcgacgctttttaagctctcgtccGAATGGGGCGTAatggttgtcaaaattcaagtcattatcttatctgtgccCGTATAAatgagccaaatctctatgtatgaaaagtgtccatcaaaaaacagtaattaggcggcgccaccatacaccgaaatactaccaaaaacaacctacgtaatttggtcgggttatttgttgccttacatgtcatggagactatataaaggagccaaatctctatgtatgaaaagtgtccatcaaaaaacagtaattaggcggcgccactatacaccgaaatactaccaaaaacaacctacgtaatttggtcgggttatttgttgccttatatggttcatgttatactcatgtcccagaccctaactagcgccaccggagagattaggaactattatttaaagctgaaagcggtcacttttgcaacaattctgcaataaaagattggcatcctttctataccatccatattacatgttatactcacgtcccagagcctaactagcgccaccggagagattaggaactattatttaaagctgaaagcggtcacttttgcaacaattccgCCATaggagattggcatcctttctataccatccatactccagactatgtgcgtgaatcgcggcgcgacttcgccgAGAGAACAtcacatgaatctagtataactggatcggtcatgaggagtgggggaaaatgaccgaacgggatagtcttatgtatctttcagtaggagtagcagagaaagcgccgttattgtttgtccttgtcatagtttcacttttccaccgctgccacaaccgaggttgtggcaaacaaataagtacgtgacatgtcatgtttgttcgttgcttgtttaattatcgttgtttttatgaaattgtgctttctcttatgaaatatagtgatggttagcgttttgaatgcttgaactttgataaaatactggtgaattgttctgtaatcggctgtaatagccgctctgagcaaaaatatgagatcataacctttcacacgtaagtacggtattttacaccttcctcttaacgcaatatgtgagaataacatcgtaaaattacgttacactcaaagcaatgtagaatcaaacgatttcaataaaaatatcacaattatttacgcaaattaacaaaacattatttgtaaaattatccgcccaaattacgtaggtaggtaggagtctgaggtcagccatttttaaacttcttcttaatttagctgcataacaatcatgttagggataccagatgaaaatatcataattttatgggtaattttgacctcgaagttttttcgtacttctaattccaaaaaataaataaacaaatgttgtgaagattaaatgtggtgtacattaattggtgtgattgagatttgtgatttctttaaattaaaacccataatacattttattttacgttttatttactaaacatgtttagttttgtaccacctgcgcgaattataggaggtatttcattgtttatacgccttaaaagaacggcccattgacattttatttaacaattttttaataccgtcaaacaagctaactttgcctccagggtaatcgccccaacgtgatatcaaatattggggtaatttttaccaatatggtatccccacgtttatgacgtcatctatgtctatcccttacgggcgcactcgtatagctggtctactatgtaatgctaggtctatggaacatcaagagaacatgtcgcgacgttgacgtatgactccacactcgcaaacttcaaggcgatttcgcagtttggttctcgccaagatggcggtaaagcatcagctgatcgagcttaacggctagttatctatggcatcataagtgatttagctatttttcaattttgttttgttgtaaaaccgtaaaatatagccgctttatgtaatatatagttggtcaagcaaatcttgtcagtagaaaaaggcggcatatttaaaaaatgtaggcgcgaacggatatcgtcccatagaaaatttgaatttcgcgcctttttttactgacaagatttgcttgaccaactataattattatttatcttgccacatatgagtcaaaatagtgtgtaatgtggagttgATGTGGAGTtttgccagttcgcgcttcgcgcctcctttgacgcgggctaataaaccgacaaaaaacgggaactaggcgcgaaggcgtgaacaatctgcgaaatcgccgtgattcgcgcatgagtgtggaggatcCTTAATGCCAAGTAATGCTGAGCCGTTCAGTCTcattctcacgagcgctttcttaacgcgcgttaaaaaagcttTTGAAtgcacaaatggaaacatgtgtatttatttgtttattcacaCGTTGGATTTTCATAAAGCGCTCGTGTGGAGAGCAAAGAGTAGTATCCCACGGTGGCtgcattttacatgaaatgtttttggtttcccaccaaaaacatttcatgtaaaatgctGCCAAGacaaaaccataaggctcgcactgtcaaaaagttatcagatcttttgtagagccaagcttctaactctacaggacTACAGGCCCTAACCatgccctaacttcacaaacta
Encoded here:
- the LOC134749528 gene encoding store-operated calcium entry regulator STIMATE-like isoform X2; the encoded protein is MNNSTYFSEFHCSKDALTDTYGWFMQFLLAVLAFTCLIGKRFCEPRYARRPWLIWFYDTSKQGLGALIIHAANIWISPHFEGNTCTWYIVNFMVDSTLGLLIIWAGIRLAQYCARHYDIPLINFGEYGKPPMCSAWLCQCVLYAALATFAKSALALILRLPRVARALATLPLSPVSDPKLELAVVMLIIPFFVNILIFWVTDNFLMYHPRGVSSKLKSKVRYQSIKKEKSASEEEDHSADERLLGANV
- the LOC134749528 gene encoding store-operated calcium entry regulator STIMATE-like isoform X1, yielding MNNSTYFSEFHCSKDALTDTYGWFMQFLLAVLAFTCLIGKRFCEPRYARRPWLIWFYDTSKQGLGALIIHAANIWISPHFEGNTCTWYIVNFMVDSTLGLLIIWAGIRLAQYCARHYDIPLINFGEYGKPPMCSAWLCQCVLYAALATFAKSALALILRLPRVARALATLPLSPVSDPKLELAVVMLIIPFFVNILIFWVTDNFLMYHPRGVSSKLKSKHLRTDKPLQVRYQSIKKEKSASEEEDHSADERLLGANV